The following proteins come from a genomic window of Leopardus geoffroyi isolate Oge1 chromosome A3, O.geoffroyi_Oge1_pat1.0, whole genome shotgun sequence:
- the FAM110C gene encoding protein FAM110C, producing MRALPASDASQNERRRTGVPEAPRARDAAVPARRSAVERLAADRAKYVRGPPGGGPGPAPEGSSTRTSEGPAGDPRPPARVPGAVARRAIARKPLRPDSLVIYRQKCDFVRGQGAHTSMGGLVRKLFQGPGRDKTPLPPETTRVGGEVRAGPEGDVQPEPGSTAASAAPGVPSPPASPAPSGTPSRVRAAPRGPELRGARRGGLQRSQSDLSSRCSASLAEFDTFFQFCGLEPEVVEALGRENFSAGSDRVTLKVRSVSVATSDSGFSRHSGGEEGLQEEELTEQVPSTTSVVDRNARIIKWLYTCKKARETPGQGLQGPA from the coding sequence ATGCGTGCCCTGCCAGCCTCGGACGCGTCCCAGAATGAGCGGAGGCGGACCGGGGTCCCCGAGGCCCCCCGGGCGCGGGACGCGGCGGTGCCCGCACGCAGGAGCGCGGTGGAGAGGCTGGCGGCCGACCGCGCCAAGTACGTACGGGGCCCGCCCGGAGGCGGCCCGGGCCCTGCTCCCGAGGGAAGCAGTACCAGGACGAGCGAAGGGCCTGCGGGCGACCCTCGGCCCCCGGCCCGCGTCCCCGGTGCCGTGGCGCGCAGGGCCATTGCGCGGAAGCCTCTGAGGCCTGACTCGCTGGTCATCTACCGGCAGAAATGCGACTTCGTCCGGGGACAGGGCGCCCACACCTCCATGGGGGGCCTGGTGAGGAAGCTCTTCCAGGGGCCGGGCAGGGACAAGACGCCGCTGCCTCCGGAGACGACCCGCGTGGGAGGGGAGGTCAGGGCCGGGCCCGAGGGGGATGTCCAGCCCGAGCCCGGCTCCACGGCGGCCTCCGCGGCCCCCGGCGTTCCCTCGCCCCCGGCGTCCCCCGCGCCCTCTGGGACGCCCAGCAGAGTCCGGGCTGCGCCTCGGGGCCCGGAGCTGCGCGGGGCCAGGCGCGGGGGGCTGCAGCGCTCGCAGTCGGACCTCAGCTCCCGCTGCTCCGCGTCTTTGGCGGAATTTGACACCTTCTTCCAGTTCTGCGGCCTGGAGCCCGAGGTGGTGGAGGCGCTCGGGAGGGAGAACTTCTCGGCGGGGTCGGACCGCGTCACCCTCAAGGTTCGAAGCGTGAGCGTCGCCACCTCAGACAGCGGCTTCTCCCGGCACAGCGGCGGCGAAGAGGGGCTACAGGAGGAGGAGCTGACCGAGCAGGTGCCCAGTACCACGTCGGTCGTCGACAGGAACGCCCGCATCATCAAGTGGCTGTACACCTGTAAGAAAGCCCGGGAGACGCCCGGCCAGGGGCTGCAGGGCCCGGCGTGA